Proteins found in one Bacillus subtilis subsp. subtilis str. 168 genomic segment:
- the jag gene encoding SpoIIIJ-associated RNA/ssDNA-binding protein (Evidence 2a: Function from experimental evidences in other organisms; PubMedId: 1487728, 12813085, 26883633, 27776484; Product type f: factor) — translation MRNVTAAGRNVDEAVQSGLQELGLTKDKVEITVIEEGNKGFLGIFGKKPAIVKLVEKIDPIQQAKLYLQTIAEAIAGKSDVTVQESKKTVRYHITGEKAALLIGKRGQTLNALETLTQLALNRYPGQYKNVTVDAENYRLKRKETLSQLAIKLADQVLKTKKSIQLEPMPSSERKIIHDTLSGYANHQIKTYSMGEGENRHLVISHKR, via the coding sequence GTGAGGAATGTGACTGCTGCAGGGCGAAATGTCGATGAAGCAGTACAGTCCGGATTGCAAGAGTTGGGATTAACGAAGGATAAGGTAGAAATTACTGTTATTGAAGAGGGAAACAAAGGGTTTCTCGGTATTTTCGGTAAAAAGCCTGCGATCGTAAAGCTGGTTGAAAAGATTGATCCGATTCAGCAAGCGAAGTTATATCTTCAAACGATTGCCGAAGCCATTGCCGGGAAGTCTGATGTGACTGTTCAAGAAAGCAAAAAGACAGTGAGATATCATATAACAGGTGAAAAGGCAGCATTGTTGATTGGGAAAAGAGGACAAACTTTAAACGCCCTTGAAACTTTGACACAGCTTGCCCTTAACCGTTATCCAGGCCAATATAAAAATGTGACGGTGGATGCAGAAAACTATCGTTTGAAAAGAAAAGAAACACTGAGCCAGCTGGCCATCAAGCTTGCTGACCAGGTTTTGAAAACGAAAAAATCCATCCAGCTTGAGCCCATGCCGTCCAGCGAAAGAAAAATTATTCACGATACTCTTTCTGGATATGCAAACCACCAGATCAAAACATATTCAATGGGTGAAGGCGAAAATCGTCATCTCGTTATTTCCCATAAAAGATAG
- the rnpA gene encoding protein component of ribonuclease P (RNase P) (substrate specificity) (Evidence 2a: Function from experimental evidences in other organisms; PubMedId: 12682299, 16061811, 16163391, 16980484, 17299131, 21347352, 24580115; Product type e: enzyme) translates to MKKRNRLKKNEDFQKVFKHGTSVANRQFVLYTLDQPENDELRVGLSVSKKIGNAVMRNRIKRLIRQAFLEEKERLKEKDYIIIARKPASQLTYEETKKSLQHLFRKSSLYKKSSSK, encoded by the coding sequence TTGAAGAAGCGAAATCGTTTAAAGAAAAATGAAGATTTTCAAAAAGTGTTTAAACATGGGACATCAGTTGCAAACCGCCAGTTTGTCTTATATACGCTTGATCAGCCTGAAAATGATGAACTGCGTGTCGGGCTTTCCGTCAGCAAAAAAATTGGCAATGCTGTGATGCGAAATCGGATCAAACGTTTGATTCGGCAGGCCTTTCTTGAAGAGAAAGAGAGACTGAAGGAAAAGGATTACATCATTATTGCCAGAAAACCGGCGAGCCAGCTGACATATGAGGAAACGAAAAAAAGTCTGCAGCATCTATTCAGAAAGTCTTCATTATATAAGAAATCTTCGTCAAAGTAG
- the oxaAA gene encoding Sec-independent factor for membrane protein insertion (YidC/SpoIIIJ family) (Evidence 1a: Function from experimental evidences in the studied strain; PubMedId: 11889108, 12586834, 15654078, 15671040, 15849754, 15995216, 16850406, 24739968, 25133632, 25313395, 25359772, 25855636; Product type f: factor) codes for MLLKRRIGLLLSMVGVFMLLAGCSSVKEPITADSPHFWDKYVVYPLSELITYVAKLTGDNYGLSIILVTILIRLLILPLMIKQLRSSKAMQALQPEMQKLKEKYSSKDQKTQQKLQQETMALFQKHGVNPLAGCFPILIQMPILIGFYHAIMRTQAISEHSFLWFDLGEKDPYYILPIVAGVATFVQQKLMMAGNAQQNPQMAMMLWIMPIMIIVFAINFPAALSLYWVVGNLFMIAQTFLIKGPDIKKNPEPQKAGGKKK; via the coding sequence ATGTTGTTGAAAAGGAGAATAGGGTTGCTATTAAGTATGGTTGGCGTATTCATGCTTTTGGCTGGATGCTCGAGTGTGAAAGAGCCGATCACTGCAGATAGTCCGCATTTCTGGGACAAGTACGTAGTATATCCATTGTCTGAGCTCATTACGTATGTAGCGAAATTGACGGGAGATAACTACGGGCTTTCAATTATTCTAGTTACCATTTTAATTCGTTTATTAATTTTACCGCTGATGATTAAGCAGCTGAGAAGTTCGAAAGCGATGCAGGCTTTACAGCCGGAAATGCAAAAGCTTAAAGAAAAATACAGCTCAAAGGATCAAAAAACGCAGCAAAAGCTTCAACAGGAAACAATGGCTTTATTCCAAAAGCATGGTGTCAATCCATTGGCGGGATGTTTCCCGATTTTGATCCAGATGCCGATTTTAATTGGATTCTATCATGCGATCATGAGAACCCAGGCGATTTCAGAGCATAGCTTCTTATGGTTTGACTTAGGAGAAAAAGATCCTTACTATATTCTTCCTATCGTTGCCGGTGTCGCTACATTTGTTCAGCAAAAACTGATGATGGCTGGCAATGCGCAGCAAAATCCGCAAATGGCGATGATGCTTTGGATTATGCCAATTATGATTATCGTATTTGCGATCAACTTCCCGGCGGCTCTTTCTCTTTATTGGGTAGTTGGTAACTTGTTTATGATTGCGCAAACTTTCCTCATTAAAGGACCTGATATTAAAAAAAATCCTGAGCCGCAAAAAGCCGGAGGAAAGAAAAAGTGA